The following are encoded together in the Ktedonobacterales bacterium genome:
- a CDS encoding ATP-dependent RecD-like DNA helicase codes for MLAQSAMQNPSSLPAQDAQPAPMIKTISGVVERITFQNEENGYTVARFLPDPTHRSPGASNSSHRSSRARKRGEEHLVTIVGTLISVVAGEALELKGFWQHHAQHGWQFSVHDYRSILPATAQGIRKYLGSGLIKGIGPKTAEKIVAQFDLETLSILEETPQRLIEVPGLGKRKVETIIAAWEEQKAIKEVMLCLQELSVSTSLAVRIYKQYQDAAVTVVKNEPYRLARDVWGIGFKTADKIAQSLGYTPDHPERIKAGAFFALSEAADNDGHTYLPLPALARKAADLLGVSSAQVENAVTDLALEGGIQLETWEEGEQATPDSSAPADALAVYLRSFYAAEQGIARNVRRLAACPPERGSLAELQQVHFPVMFDYLASRAMLSLAEQQQAGIVMALTNPVSVLTGGPGTGKTTSLRALIRVLTLKKKRVILAAPTGRAAKRLSEATGIEAKTLHRLLQLRPGSQSLYDRNNPLPADMLIVDEVSMLDTLLMNSLLKGVATGTHLLLVGDADQLPSVGAGNVLADIINSGVVPITRLEHIFRQGAGSAIATNARRVNQGQMPLTGPDMRDFFFIAQDDPTAARDMIVELVARRIPARFGVRPEEIQVLAPMHRGACGVGELNEQLQAALNPPGAGKEQKQYGGTLFRVGDKVLQLRNNYDKEVFNGDGGVIRAIAPEEQTITVRLDDGRSVSYEFGELDELALAYAVSIHKAQGSEYPVCVVPLVMEQYMLLERQLLYTAITRARQLAVLVGSKRALAIAVKNGPKPITQQDGIDPSSAPSTPESRHRSSRYTALSIRLRQSSSKGR; via the coding sequence TCGTTCGCCCGGCGCGTCCAATTCAAGCCACCGCTCCTCGCGCGCCAGAAAGCGCGGCGAAGAGCATCTTGTTACCATCGTGGGAACACTCATCAGCGTTGTCGCCGGGGAAGCACTGGAGCTAAAAGGCTTCTGGCAGCATCACGCGCAGCATGGCTGGCAGTTCAGCGTCCATGATTACCGCTCCATCCTACCGGCCACTGCCCAGGGCATCCGCAAGTATCTGGGCAGCGGCCTGATTAAAGGCATCGGCCCAAAAACGGCGGAGAAAATTGTCGCCCAGTTCGACCTTGAAACCCTCTCCATCCTCGAAGAGACGCCCCAGCGGTTGATTGAAGTGCCTGGCCTGGGCAAGCGCAAAGTCGAAACGATTATCGCCGCCTGGGAAGAGCAAAAAGCCATCAAAGAAGTGATGCTCTGCCTGCAAGAACTCAGCGTCAGCACCAGCCTGGCAGTACGCATCTATAAGCAGTACCAGGATGCGGCTGTCACCGTCGTCAAAAACGAGCCATACCGCCTGGCCCGCGATGTCTGGGGCATCGGCTTCAAGACCGCTGATAAAATCGCTCAATCGCTGGGCTACACGCCGGACCACCCGGAGCGCATCAAAGCAGGCGCGTTCTTCGCCCTTTCAGAAGCTGCCGACAATGACGGGCATACCTACCTGCCGCTTCCCGCGCTCGCCAGGAAAGCCGCCGATCTCCTAGGCGTCAGTTCTGCCCAGGTCGAGAACGCCGTGACCGATCTGGCGCTGGAAGGCGGCATACAGCTAGAAACGTGGGAGGAAGGAGAACAGGCCACGCCCGATAGCTCCGCGCCCGCTGACGCGCTGGCCGTGTATCTGCGTTCCTTCTATGCCGCCGAGCAGGGTATCGCGCGCAATGTGCGGCGGCTGGCGGCATGCCCGCCAGAGCGGGGCAGCCTGGCCGAGTTGCAGCAGGTCCACTTTCCGGTCATGTTCGACTATCTCGCCAGCAGAGCAATGCTTTCGCTGGCAGAACAACAGCAGGCGGGCATCGTCATGGCGCTGACCAATCCAGTCAGTGTGCTGACGGGCGGCCCCGGCACCGGCAAAACGACCTCGCTGCGGGCGCTGATTCGCGTCCTCACGCTCAAGAAAAAGCGCGTCATTCTGGCCGCGCCGACTGGCCGCGCCGCCAAGCGCCTTTCCGAAGCGACGGGCATCGAAGCGAAAACGCTCCACCGCCTGCTGCAACTGAGGCCGGGCAGCCAATCGCTGTATGACCGCAACAACCCGCTCCCTGCCGATATGCTGATTGTGGATGAAGTGAGCATGCTGGATACGCTGCTGATGAACAGCCTGCTGAAAGGGGTGGCTACAGGAACACACCTGCTGCTCGTGGGTGACGCCGACCAGCTTCCCAGTGTGGGCGCGGGCAACGTGCTGGCCGACATCATCAACAGCGGCGTCGTTCCCATCACACGGCTGGAGCATATCTTTCGCCAGGGCGCTGGCAGCGCCATTGCCACCAACGCCCGGCGCGTCAACCAGGGACAGATGCCCCTGACCGGGCCAGATATGCGCGATTTCTTCTTCATTGCCCAGGACGACCCAACAGCGGCGCGAGACATGATCGTCGAACTGGTTGCCCGGCGCATTCCGGCCAGGTTTGGCGTTCGCCCGGAAGAGATACAAGTCCTCGCGCCCATGCACCGGGGAGCCTGCGGCGTGGGCGAACTCAATGAGCAGCTTCAGGCCGCGCTCAATCCGCCTGGCGCGGGCAAAGAGCAGAAGCAATACGGCGGCACGCTCTTTCGTGTGGGCGATAAAGTGCTGCAACTGCGCAACAACTACGACAAAGAAGTCTTCAATGGCGACGGCGGCGTAATTCGCGCGATTGCCCCCGAAGAGCAAACCATCACCGTCAGGCTGGACGATGGGCGCAGCGTCTCCTACGAGTTTGGCGAATTGGATGAACTGGCCCTGGCGTATGCCGTCAGCATCCACAAAGCCCAGGGGAGCGAGTACCCCGTCTGCGTCGTTCCGCTGGTCATGGAGCAGTATATGCTGCTGGAGCGGCAGTTGCTCTACACCGCCATCACCCGCGCCCGCCAGCTAGCCGTGCTGGTCGGCAGCAAAAGGGCGCTGGCGATTGCCGTCAAGAACGGGCCGAAGCCGATTACGCAGCAGGATGGTATAGACCCGTCCTCAGCGCCCTCGACTCCTGAGTCGCGGCATCGTTCCTCGCGCTATACCGCCCTGAGCATCCGCCTGCGCCAGAGCAGCAGTAAAGGCAGATGA